The following DNA comes from Cucumis sativus cultivar 9930 chromosome 7, Cucumber_9930_V3, whole genome shotgun sequence.
taccAACATAAAACTATGAAAACGACCTTTCCATGCATGCTGCCTTAAGAGACTTTCTTTTCCACACTTTACCACTCAGCTAAGGTGACTcattggtttttattttttctttcatacaATAGAAAATTTCAGGGCTAATGTCCATAAGATACGTATTGGATTCAGATCACAGAGTGCAACATGAATgactttccttctttctttggATTGTTTATCATGGCAAATCAATAGTTCGGATATGCAAGTTCATTCCCGTTCCAAGTCAGTCCCTCATAAAGAACTTCTCAGTGATCTAATTTGCTCCAATTCTGCGTGTGGGAGTAAGTGCACCAAATAACTGCTCCATGACATGATCCTGGAGACTATACCCTCCCCTTTCTCTCcacaaataaaacaatactAATAGTTGttaaaggaataaaaaaatacctGCTTCAGAAGAGGATGTATGGAATCCTTCAAAAATGAATCATTGCTTTTATCTTTCAACTCAACAGAATTGTCTTCGGTCTTTGTTGCCAGCAATGGAATAAGTTGAGTCTCTAAATTTGGCTTAAAGCCATCCTGGTTCACTGTGCTGAAGAAACCAAGATCACCAcaacaagaagaaaagggaatagTAAATGAACACTTGCTCTTTCATGATACTCATATAGAGAGTTGAGAAActttttttggaaaagaaatttagagagTCGGCAAtcaatattattcttttggtTCCAAAAGTCAAACCAAAACATTtagaatatgtttttaaaaaatcatgtataatatactaaaaaaatatcaacaatgtGTTTAAAAGGGACATCACTAAAACTGTATAATTTGTTACACTTCCTATATTAGAAatctaaaatccaaaaaattctGTGAGGGCTGTAATGATCACAAAAACTTATTGTATTATATGAAACCTCACCCATGCATAGGCCAGTAGGATAGAGTCAATGACTCAATGACACTTTTGATAATCAAAAGCCGACAAGCCACAAAATAATGACGCCTATTAGAAAAGGCACCACAGAACTAACACCATTTCCCGCTCTTATCGTAGTAAGATAATAGAACGTTTTAGTCCCCAATTGTTGTATACTTAGTCCTTTGGTCCTTATGAATAAGTTCCACACCGTATACCATAGAACTACATCATTTCCCTCCCTAATCATAGTACGATAAGATTATGTTTTAGCAGATCAACcatgaatgaaattaaataaaaaaaaaacaacgaGGTACAAACCGGTCAAGATGAATTGCTAAGGTTGGAATTCGCAATAGAGGCCTTCTTACTTTGACAAGTTTGTGCAAATATGAACCATCACTACCTCTCACTATAACTCTTCCAGCTACACTCAAATCTCTATCAAACCAAGTATGCCACAAACCACCGCCATATGTCTGCACATTGACCATTAGACAATTACACTTGTTCGACGAAGACTTAGGCTTTAATTTTAGGCATGGGCTATCTGTGTGAGCAGCAATAACATGAAATCCATTACCAGGGACATACCTGTAGAACAGACAAAGTTTCAccaaagaaactaaattaattcCAACTAAAATAGCAAGAAATCGTAGAGGTAAAGAAAACCTTCAAACATGTAGCAAagatatggaaaaaaaaatcgccaaaagaaaataaaattcagGAGTCAGGACAACTTTCTTCTGTAGTTTTATAAGCCACGTAATTGAAATTGCAAATAACCGGAATCATTTGCAGATCTCAAAACTATAAGAAATTTTCTAGAACTCACTTTTCTCCAATGGAAAAGGCAACCAAACAAGACATATTTCgtgtaaagaaataaaacagCAAGAAATCGTAAGAGGTAAAGAAAACCTTCAATCATGTAGCGaaggtgaaaaaaaatcgccaaaaggaaataaaactCAGGAGTCGGGACAACTTTCTCCTGTAGTTTCATAAGCCACGTAattgaaattacaaataacCGGAATCATTTGCAGATCTGaaaactagaagaaattttctAGAACTCACTTTTCTCCAATGGAAAAGGCAACCAAACAAGACATATTTCGTGTAAAGAAATAGCATCCACCAGGCTTTAAGTCCCACTCTTCATCCTCGTCTAGCAAATGAAAACCAGCAGCAACTAATTGCCGTTTCGCTTCAGCTAcgagaaagaggaaaaaaagataaagaataaTAAGGACCTATCAgtatcaaattctatcactagAATGTCGAATCGAAAGTACATAAGAATCCGCCATGAAGAATTCCAAAAATCAGTCGCCAagatgagaaatgaaaaacaataacGAAAGCGTCAATCCAAAACAATTTAACAGTAAACTTTATCCAAATCACTCTACATAATATAAACTAGCAGTCGCAGCGCTAATTAGAGTTTATTAGCCAGTAAATACGCAAGGAACTCCTATCCGAATCGAAACACCAAAAAAGCATAGCGATAAAGGATGATACACATACAATAGAATATGCAGTACCTGTCGCATGAAACTGAGTCCAAGACTCGTTGAGATAGTCGAGAAGGTCTCCAACAATGCTCGAACTCGATCCAGCCTCCGAAGAAGAATTCTAAATCATAAACAATCAAACGAGAAAGCAACACGGTCAACTACATGAACACATTATATGATTTTacattcaaaatgaaaaagagaaacgGAGATGAACCTGAGGAGTGGAATCGGAGACGGAACAGAGAAGGCGAGGAGGAAAGAATTTACGAGGAGAAGAGCGAGAGAAGTGAGGGAATCTGGAGAAAATCGAAGGCGATTTGAGAGAAGGAGTGAAGTGGAGAAGCTGCAGTTGCAGCCGCGATATTGCCGCCATTTCTTCGCCTGTCTCTTCACCAGGAtggattgttttttataaagaGATATTTGAATTTGGTAATTGCTTCTTGGCCCATTACTTTAGATATTTACCAATTTTCCCCTTCCAGCGCTTCCCATCTCCTTTTTAACGTATTTTCAGGGAAATTGTCTATTAGgattgtcttctttttttcttgggtacaattgtaaaaaaatagaatatttgtcaaaaatatctaatgaaatttgaaatttaagttggtcaattttttctatttttcaaaaaactactttttaattataaattttgactcttgtaattttaaaattttaaccctGATAACTTTTATGGTTCCAAAATAAGAACTATgtgtataaattttattaaattataaagattaaatttccataataaactataaaaactaaactcttattttatttttattataagaatgAAATTgccatttaattttaaactgaGATTATTCTTTAACCCCTAAGTGACGtcccttttgttttgttttgtttttaaaatcattttgacagctatttatttatagtatGAGATGTGGATTGACTCTAATTCGTTGTattcaagatttaaaatattaatgaaatgtTTGTATTAGCtctatcaattattatttttttagaaaatggaccaattaaagtttgttttgaaTGTCATTCCAAATGCTTAAGTTAAAATCTACTTTTTCAAGTAATTTTCTCGAAATTGAATATGCAAATCTCagtattatactaaaaaaatgatcatAATTTAAAGGCAAAACAGTACTCCCAACATGACTGTTAACACATGTTagaactatataaaaaatgttttaataccatttatattatttttataagccatattgtttttaaattcacatagTTAAAATATGTCTTTCgattaagaaatcaaattttacaagAGCTTCGACCCAAACGTTAGCCATTAAGATTTTTAACTCCCacacacataaaaaaaattggatttgCTCATAGCTTCTGTAGATATCAACTAATATGATGCATACAatgaaaaaagggaaaactCATTCTCATTCACTTATTTTGTCATGACTTTACTCTACACAAACGAAGCCTAATACAATACTTAAAGACACTGAATTTGTTGGACAATGAATAAATAACTTGTTCATACAATTTTTGGAAGTTGACCATTAACAGGTTCCCAGAATTGATGATCTTGAGGCCAAGAACAAGGAACACTGAAATTATTCTTTTGTGTGCTATTGAACAAAAAACTGACTGAATTAAACAGAACAACAAACAGAAGTCTACCTTAGAACTGCATATTTCCAGAAAAATGGCTCAATATTCAGTTGATTGATCGTCTAACCTGAACTCTCAGAGTCACACCTTCAGTAAAATAATGCACAGGACTAATAAAATTCTCTAGAGGTTCTTAGGGAGCCCGGTTTTCGGGTCAAGTAGAGAATCACTCTCGGGGAGAACAACTGGCCCTTTTCCCGGTCTGGTACAGATGAAGTAACTGACATCTCCCTGGAATTTCTGAGATGAACTGTTAAATTCTGGAGGTTGTGGCAGGGATTCAATATCCTCAACACTATTAATCCCAGCATCTTGAAGAATTGTCTTGTCCCCAAGAACATAACTGATGGGataaaaaatagtaagatgacaaatttaatttcagaTGACTTGTGTGATACTACATGCCAAGAGAGTTGAATGCACAAGATTGATTCTCAAATTCCAGTTACCTGTTTAATTCTGTTTCTGGGTTTGGAGGGAATTGGAAAAGCAACCTCTGAAGCAAAGATACAGCAGCTTTTCTGTTACGTGCAATCAGAACCGAGTTCGGCCCGGCATCGAAAGTATATGCCACCTGGGGGTTCGATTgaaatcagaaaaaaaaacattagcAGCAATTGCAGAGGTAACCCAAAAATTAATCTGCCAACATGCATTAAGAATGGGGAAAATCAGACCTGAGGTTCTCCTTCAGCACGGTTCCATTTCTCTACAAGACTAATTATCCTGAAACATGCTTTCTTTGTCAGAATGGAACAAAGACGAAGATTCCAAGGTGAATCAGGtaacttgaaaaagaaagaaagagagagaaattaagCTTGCCTGTGGGATGTATCATTCATGTAAAATATTGGGGGAGAAGTATCGAGACAGACTGCATGAAATTGGTTACTATCGTTGCATGTGAGTTTTGCAAAGGATACAAAATCACGATTTTTGATAGCTTCTTCCATCGCTAACACACACGTTTTGGTACAATTTCCTGTAATTAACAAGAACACAAATAAACACATGAATAGAAATGTATCTTGACTACGGAGCACAAAGATTTTCTACtgaaaaaatggttaaaaaccAAGAGACAACACTACCTAATAGCAGATATTAGAAGACACTACCTAGAATGGAAAGAATCgatgaaatttcaaagtttgttAAACATCATATCCAATAGGAATCAAGACGATTGAGAATACCTTAGCTCTATGTTGTAAAAGCAAACTTGTTTCTACAGTTTCCCGCATTCCTGATGTACTACTTGTTTCCTTTTGTCGCGAACTTaccttgaaaaataagatagaaaatgaaataatattcttGAAGAACCATACTCATCGCATAGTCAAATGacaaatggaaaagaagaaaaatatatgacaCCTATTGGatgatattatttattatagttCATTTCACAACTCTACCCATGTTTTAAGTTGTAATCGTGACTTTTATCTTTGTGACTTCTAAAGTATGGGCAATACTACAATCGAAAATATCATCATCGATTATAGAGGCCCCAAGGCACCTTAAACTGTGGACTACGAAACCAGAACTCCAATAGAAActgtagaaataaaaaatcactccATTGTGTCCAATTGGTGAATAGTTTGTTCTGTCCTCGCTTATAAGTAAAAACATGATGATCGATTATGTTTATTATGTCATAAGAAAAGTGAGAAAAGCTACATACCACAGCAATGATAATTACAAGATCATCCCAGTGCTTCTCATCCGCAAGTTGAACTGCAAGACTATCACTTCCATCCTTTTCCTTTAGGAGGATACAAgtcaaaaaagaaagcataagCACTATTCTCGTTGATGTATATCAGAAAGCAGAATTATATGCATAAAAGAACCAGCCAAATTACTGAAGTTcgtaaatttaaatgtatgaACAGATAAACTTACTTTTCCATGCACCACTTCACAAATCCACCGTATAAACTACGACATGCACTTCCTGAACCTTGCCTAAATGATTTACATAGTTCTGATTACTTTGTAATATATGAATCAATGCCACtaaatagcaaaaatttcAATGAAATATCAGATAACagttttttaaagaaaaaggaacatTATTACATTAGAAGTCTATTATGTGACTACACACCGATCATCTTTTTATACGCataatgcttttcttttattttttttatcttttcaaatagAAGGGGATAATTGATATAGATATGGCACAACAATATTCATACGAACTGTATGCAAAGCAGAAGTAAACATGGGCATACAAGgccaaaatgttaaaattggaAATTATGTGGGCACCacgtcaattttaattagaaaacagTATCATTTAATCAACTAAATTTGGGGTGCAAAACCAAACAATACTAAAGCAACCTGGCAACTTAAAGACGAggcaaagaaagaaacaaaaaagatgtaTAATCTTCTACCAGCAGAAGCACTCTATCGGAAAAATGAAGGAATGTGCCCTAAAACCAACCGGAATATTGTATTTGAAAGAAGGGATAAAGGACAAGTGACTTCTGGTTAAATAAAGAAgaccaaagaaaaaaggatacCTTGCAATAGCAGATAACTGGCTGTGATCTTCCTTGACGTTCATTAAATTTGCCAAAGCAAAGACTGTAgaacaaaaaatcaattatatacgGTGGTCAATATTTCTAAAGATATACATATGCAAGTAAACTGATCCTCAGAACCATGTATCGAGATAAACAATAGGTCCTTTTTGCaaacatttctaaaatttcccCAATCTTTACACATGTCTAATGGAAAAAGGCATTTTTCCACTTGTCtccttatttcattttatttcagTTCTTTGAGAAATAGCGTGCCTCTATGTTCCTTACCTTACCTCTCCCTTGGCTTTCTTAATTCCTTTGTATTTTTCACATCAATGAAAAGTGgcattcttattttttaaacaagaaaaataattactcAGTACTccataaattataaacaaatctGAACTATGTACGCAGAACCTTAAGCCCCAAAAAATcaacaagagaaaaatatatatattaagagtGAAATTGGGTTTTTACCGAGACAAGCAAGACCGGCAGCAGAGGAAGCCAGGCCGGCAGCAGTTGGGAAATTATTGTATGAATCAATATATACATGCAACTTCTCCCAgtctttttttctatcttaatCCCTTTTCTTTATCCTCAACATCATTAGCTCGACTCCGTATTTCCCTCAAACAATTTTGGTACCTGGCTCCAGAAAGGGATATCTCCTACAATAACCAGAAAAACAGAACCATCATGGACCAGCATaagaccaaaacaaacaaagaaatggAGAGTTTATTTCATCACAATTTCTACAATTTGATGGGAAATGCCataatatgtgtgtgtacgtatacattaaaatgaatatacCATAGCCACCAGTAACATAAGATATTTGCTTAAAAAGATATTCCCCCTTTATATCATGCACAAAACCTCATCTACCTACTTCTTGATACAACAAAAATTCCtctaaatattgaaaacaaagataaaaagCGTCCTTACAATGATCTAAAGTCCAAAACACCACACATGAAGATATGCTTTGatatcttaaaaatataaataaataaatgataaaagcTTTAAGATACGTTTGGTATGTGCCAATGCGTTAAATGGATAGATTCCAGTAAGCAAATATCAAGAGGCTACAAGTGATTTCTTCCAAAAGAATGTGCACAAGTCTTTGAGAACTACAAGTGGAAGGAATGGGAAAAGGCCCTATCAAATCATTTCAAGTCATAACATCCTTCTGTTTCTATCAAGTTGGACCTCCCACAAGATTTCTTCACATGGAATttagctttttttctttaaccaaATGTCAAGATACGTGGAAAGTTACTAGACCAGGCCAAAAAAAGTAATCTACCTGAGTcgttcacattttttttaatatccatACGAGGGTCTAGGACAGCTTGTATGCGCTTCCACTAGTCTCACATGACAACTCGATGATTTTATAACATTTGGATTTCAAGAAAACTAATAGAATATTAAATCCTAAGTGGATAGCCATTTTGGATCAAATTCATTCCCTTAAAGTTCTTTATGTCCTTATGGACCTGATTGTTGAGTCGTTGCCATGTTTGacctctaaaattttacttccaCATAAGAAGACACCATCTCAAAAGTCTTCTCGTCATTAAGGTTTCTTCCAAACTTGAGATTCCATAAATGCAAAACGTCATTCCAAACGGTCGACGGAAAAACTACTTACCCTACTAAAACGGGCAAAAGGACAAAGAAAAGTAGCGGAAAGTGGTAAACAAGAAGTAGCTCCATCGCCCAACAACAAAGAACAGACCTCCTCCAGAAAAGTCCTACAGCCATAAACGGACTGTCAAGTCCTTTTTGTAACTGGAACCACCACATTCAGCCGATCACCAGGCCCATTCACTTGAGTCAGCACCAAAAAGGGCCTAATTATTCCAAAATTTCCACTGCATTCCCACAAATATCAAAAACAGAGCAGACTCCAACATCAATTTCACCAAAACCATTTCCAACAGTCAAAATCAAGTGAATTCCACTACTCACAAACCACCGTTGACTAAATATCCAACAATAAAGAACacaccaaatttcaaaaccaaaacccaCCAAAATCATATGCAGTTTAACCAAATGagcaagagagagagagactcGAAGAAACCTTACCTTGCGATTGAGCCACATCCGATCCTTCTCAAAGTTAGGACTAACAGCAACGGTGGTAATAGTACAGAGATGACTCGGATCAAGCGTAACACTAATGCTATCATTGACAGGCAAAATTAAGTCCTCGTCCCTCTTTCCCCAATACTTAATCACCGCAATGTTTGTGGGCGTTTGTGCAGTGGTCAACAACACCCATTTTTGACCCGCCAACTCTCTAGAAATCGCCATGGAAGCAACGCTCGCCGATCAAAGAGGATGAAAAGAATTGGAAGAATTTCAAGAGGGGGAAAGAACAGAAAATGCTGGAAATGAATCTacagagagaaagagaagcgAGATCTGTGGGTGGGGGGGGATGAAATGGCAGTGAAGTTGGGGGAATTATAGGCTGGAGGtggaaatggaagaaagacGGGTGGGAACTGTGGGTTGCTGGAGTTtctgaaattgaaaatttgctTTCTGTGGGGCCTACACCTTCTTGCTTGGAAATCGTGTTATCACGTGCACACCAATGTACACCACGTGATCAACGTtgtaacatttatttttatttttttcttttctttaagtCGAGCATAAATCATTTGAcgtacaaatataacaaaggtGAGATTTGTATTTATAATCGGTAGAACTTCGtatttgtgtgtgtttgaGTTCAAGTGTATTAAAATCTTatatagttttagaaaaagaaaaagatagctAGCATAACTCTTTCCATAGTACTTGTTATGTCCTTTAAACTTGTCTTCTAAAAGTCCTGTGTAGTAAGCCTAGGACTTCTATGGGTTCTCGGAGGTACTTTAAGGACCTCCTCGCTACTCTAAATAGGTCCTTAATAGTACTACTAGGTCATCTTTGCAAAGGTTCTCCATGAGCTACCTTGAGTTTCATATGTTTTTAACGGTACTACTAGCTCATTGATCGTATTAAGATATTCGTGGGTTTTCCTATGTTATTTGCGTTGCATAATGGGTCATTCATTTATTCATGAATCCTTAAAGCTTGGCATAACCCATTACGACAAGCCTCCTAGACCATAGGTGATTATTGGTTAGTCATGGAGTTAATTAACCTTGGTCTACCATCTCGAGCTTCCTACTTTTGTCTTCAAAACTTCTatctctttaaatttttaggttTCGTCCCctttgtaataattttgttcGATTCATAATCTAGGATTATAATAGGTACACATATATTAAgttgtatattatatattatcataattaatcaaatatatagGATATAACTAATGCACCATTCAATAATGGTACAACTAATTTGttgttaatatttatatctcttgtatataataatgacacacctaattatttttccttcatttaAAACTAGAATACACACAATATTCTAAAAGAAACCTTCAGAATGCAATCAACAAGATTCAGTTAGTCAATCAATACAGCTGCTGCCTGGGCACCTCAAAATAGATgtattaattacttaattgatcatatatttaaaatactattCATCCCAACTAATTCTTTTTGTGGGCAATtgttttaaatcttatttaggaaaaatatgtataaaaaaaatttgtgtttttagtaattttattctaaatagtttgtgagatttttctgtattataaaaattcttaaatttacactctcaataaaattaatttttctatgaaaaaaatacttttttattgttaaaattgtttaaataaaaaaaaaacataagtgATGCTTTGTAAAAAGGTAAGACTCATGATATAATTTATCtattagatatttaaaaatatagaagttaaataaaatgaaatttataatattgagaCGAAAATATCAAGGCTATAGgcaatattttaatctataggTTCCAAATAGTATTagtgatataattattatctaCTGTGCAATTTACATgatcttataaatatttaatttattaccCTTGAAAAAATTGTTCCCAAAGCTAttgtttcaactttcaagTAGCAGAAATAGAATGGCACTCACTAGTCTTCACAAATGgctatttatttgtttgtttgttttaggTTAGTTTATTACAactttcattatatattttttctttgaaagaaaatgattaattatttgatatatttttcgaatatagattttaaataatcaaatataacGTTGACATTGTCAAATGCCGAACTACACTCTTTTtcttaatagaaaaaaaaaaaaaaactaaaatgcaTTCAAAGGTTGAATATAAGAGCAAtgccaattttttattttttgtgagtgtcattattttattttgcatgtttaCCAAACaacgattttttaaattaaaattaacgtTGGAATAGTTTGAGATGAAGCatgatgcaattattttattaataca
Coding sequences within:
- the LOC101209810 gene encoding LOW QUALITY PROTEIN: probable aspartyl aminopeptidase (The sequence of the model RefSeq protein was modified relative to this genomic sequence to represent the inferred CDS: inserted 1 base in 1 codon) — encoded protein: MAAISRLQLQLLHFTPSLKSPSIFSRFPHFSRSSPRKFFPPRLLCSVSDSTPQNSSSEAGSSSSIVGDLLDYLNESWTQFHATAEAKRQLVAAGFHLLDEDEEWDLKPGGCYFFTRNMSCLVAFSIGEKYVPGNGFHVIAAHTDSPCLKLKPKSSSNKCNCLMVNVQTYGGGLWHTWFDRDLSVAGRVIVRGSDGSYLHKLVKVRRPLLRIPTLAIHLDRTVNQDGFKPNLETQLIPLLATKTEDNSVELKDKSNDSFLKDSIHPLLKQVISEELCCAADDIVSFELNVCDTQPSCLGGGNEEFIFSGRLDNLASSYCALRALIDSCESTSDLKSEQAVRMVALFDNEEVGSGSIQGAGAPTMFQAMRRIASGLAQGYVGEGAFERAFRQSFLVSADMAHGVHPNFTDKHEEHHRPEMQKGIVIKHNANQRYATSGVTXFLFREVGRIHNLPTQDFVVRNDMGCGSTIGPILASGAGIRTVDCGIPQLSMHSIREICGKEDIDTAYKYFKAFYKTFSSIDRKLKVDG